The following proteins are co-located in the Besnoitia besnoiti strain Bb-Ger1 chromosome Unknown contig00007, whole genome shotgun sequence genome:
- a CDS encoding uncharacterized protein (encoded by transcript BESB_071390), translating into MAFDVRKSWLKNKVLDLLGAQTSQWDSLLSRVSPSAVLRATRTILTADGESEFPKNGQKNPLSRKGGAAERQLPQYAFGNVDPLIFSLQQWNMLSGDFSVRPQFSWTNHIACLYSVDVAGNLGNYQ; encoded by the coding sequence ATGGCGTTTGATGTTCGGAAATCATGGCTGAAGAACAAGGTCCTTGACCTCCTTGGAGCCCAGACCTCTCAATGGGACAGCCTCCTTAGCCGGGTGAGCCCTTCTGCTGTCTTACGAGCTACCCGTACCATTTTGACAGCTGACGGCGAAAGTGAATTTCCGAAGAACGGCCAGAAAAACCCATTATCGCGTaaaggcggcgccgctgagcgACAACTGCCGCAATACGCTTTTGGAAATGTTGACCCCCTCATTTTCTCGCTCCAGCAGTGGAATATGCTTTCAGGGGATTTCAGCGTTCGGCCTCAATTCTCTTGGACTAATCATATTGCGTGCCTCTATTCCGTGGACGTAGCTGGCAACCTTGGCAATTATCAGTAA
- a CDS encoding uncharacterized protein (encoded by transcript BESB_071400), which yields MGNMCAICFRPGKESGCACFSLSIAIFIFAVYYGAVGGLDFWQAVNSVPELVTQKYNAIFTLSVAGALALSVLLGFLRLGFIAFIFTLAVFLLQLADALFKLVTFVLNWVDWGTALNNGTMKFQSAMISSTISQLLTIGITFAMANVMYSAALVYKAGGTGCEFKNYQEIQDEKEKQKAPKADEEA from the exons ATGGGGAACATGTGCGCGATTTGCTTCCGCCCTGGCAAGGAGTCAGGTTGCGCGTGTTTTAGCCTGTCCATTGCAATCTTCATTTTTGCCGTGTATTATGGTGCCGTTGGTGGGCTGGACTTTTGGCAGGCCGTCAACTCAGTTCCAGAGTTAGTAACACAGAAATACAATGCTATATTCACGTTAAGTGTTGCGGGAGCTCTCGCTCTGTCAGTGTTGTTGGGATTTTTGAGGCTCGGCTTCATTGCGTTCATTTTCACGCTGGCGGTtttcctgctgcagctcgccgacgcgTTGTTCAAG CTGGTTACTTTCGTTCTGAATTGGGTTGATTGGGGTACGGCCCTCAACAACGGCACCATGAAGTTCCAATCGGCGATGATTTCCTCCACTATTAGCCAGCTGCTGACCATTGGCATTACTTTCGCTATGGCAAACGTCATGTACAGCGCTGCACTTGTTTACAAAGCTGGTGGCACGGGTTGTGAATTCAAGAACTATCAAGAAATCCAGGACGAAAAGGAAAAGCAAAAGGCACCGAAAGCAGATGAGGAGGCGTAG
- a CDS encoding uncharacterized protein (encoded by transcript BESB_071410), whose amino-acid sequence MVADGFKMRGAVVVFAAICLLTGKGSFGSSRAEAGQDTCDSNKGAVKLSLPSTSKEITFKCGGGFSNLDPSLTQVYKDAAQPQAVDLKNVIPEARLTKNDNEGTYTLHSEPNKRSPGPTTLVYLCKKPSSAVNPGHARSSAADSPVSDEQCVVTITVAGPPKPEPPQSVTPPPVRPESPAPPSSVPDQQDNSSSKGVHMCTLGEATTLTVSKAPTELKLQCPEGHAFQPKDPSTVFEGTDSQCEKTQTLTSLVPDATLKPDAEDTVFTLTVSRLPSGSTPKNLCYRCEPLPAEGVQKDGSVAKRGCSFRIEVRSYEPAESGAVSLSGAGIRFLSIAGALIGAGTFRHMEGGILATTFARRSFTNKLLLF is encoded by the coding sequence ATGGTTGCTGACGGCTTTAAAATGAGGGGAGCTGTGGTAGTCTTTGCCGCCATATGTCTGTTGACAGGAAAGGGCAGCTTCGGCTCGAGCCGTGCGGAAGCGGGACAAGACACATGTGACAGTAACAAAGGCGCCGTGAAGTTATCGTTGCCTTCTACAAGTAAAGAGATCACCTTCAAGTGTGGAGGCGGGTTTTCGAACCTTGATCCCAGTCTCACGCAGGTCTATAAGGATGCTGCCCAGCCTCAGGCCGTCGACCTAAAAAATGTCATCCCTGAGGCCCGCCTTACCAAGAACGACAATGAGGGCACCTACACCCTTCACAGCGAGCCGAACAAAAGATCACCAGGGCCAACGACGCTCGTCTATCTCTGCAAAAAACCTAGCAGTGCCGTGAACCCTGGGCACGCACGCAGTTCCGCGGCGGACTCACCGGTCTCCGACGAGCAATGCGTGGTAACCATCACCGTTGCAGGGCCTCCCAAGCCTGAGCCACCCCAGTCTGTGACTCCCCCGCCTGTGAGACCCGAATCTCCTGCCCCACCTTCATCAGTTCCTGACCAACAGGACAATTCCTCGTCAAAGGGCGTCCACATGTGCACCCTTGGCGAGGCCACGACACTTACTGTCTCAAAGGCGCCCACAGAGCTCAAGCTCCAGTGCCCTGAAGGCCATGCTTTCCAGCCCAAAGATCCGTCCACCGTGTTCGAAGGTACAGACAGTCAATGTGAAAAGACACAGACACTGACAAGTCTGGTTCCTGACGCTACGCTGAAACCCGATGCGGAGGACACGGTGTTCACTCTGACTGTTTCAAGGCTCCCTTCAGGATCGACACCCAAGAATCTTTGCTATCGTTGTGAACCACTGCCTGCTGAGGGTGTGCAGAAAGACGGCTCTGTGGCCAAGAGAGGTTGCAGCTTCCGCATCGAGGTCCGTTCCTACGAGCCCGCTGAATCAGGTGCTGTAAGCCTGAGCGGCGCCGGAATTCGCTTCCTTTCGATAGCCGGGGCGTTGATCGGTGCTGGCACCTTCAGACACATGGAAGGAGGAATCCTCGCTACCACGTTCGCCAGGCGTTCGTTCACCAACAAACTGCTGCTTTTCTAA
- a CDS encoding SAG-related sequence (encoded by transcript BESB_071420) encodes MGFFRAFAAFGLLAGNGAVCLVDGTGQQGSKDTCEKNGDNLVLPLSATQTSLTFKCGRTFTSLDPGALHVYSSADPHTKLVLATEIPGATLQSQDNAHTLTVPDPQKRPIDKISIVYYCVKKAATPDEKPLLRIPSPQAAEEKCKVTIEVDGRPPVPDDTVTCEPGQDKTFKVSKAETELKLKCEGDLTFTPDDNAKVFDGKDGTCADPAGLVSLVPDAVLKPDAEKKTFSLSIPRLPSGTVPKDLCYRCQPKGNTENGTAGSADDKGCNFRIECRKPIRLLARALMGHEAQNQGPASSQLLEEALHRKPFTPALSAEKRIKVSKADEELKLKCNGGLAFKPQKDKQVFNDKDGQCKNQETLGSRVRNAVMTHGEAATPTYSLKVPHLPSGSEDKALCCECFPKPDKESLQAEAGCTFLEVQRADQAAESAARDLRSAEAALFSIFASGLAVRAATALR; translated from the exons ATGGGGTTCTTCAGGGCTTTCGCCGCATTCGGTTTGTTGGCTGGAAATGGAGCAGTCTGTTTGGTCGACGGGACGGGCCAGCAGGGCTCCAAGGACACTTGCGAAAAGAATGGAGACAATCTTGTCCTCCCGTTGTCGGCTACACAGACCTCCCTGACCTTCAAATGCGGACGCACATTTACCTCTCTCGACCCTGGTGCGCTTCACGTGTACAGCAGCGCGGATCCACACACAAAACTCGTGCTTGCAACCGAAATTCCCGGCGCTACACTTCAGAGTCAAGATAACGCCCACACGCTAACGGTCCCGGATCCGCAGAAAAGACCAATAGACAAAATAAGTATCGTATACTACTGCGTCAAGAAGGCCGCGACTCCAGATGAAAAGCCGTTACTCAGGATCCCCTCTCCACAGGCGGCCGAGGAAAAATGCAAGGTGACTATCGAGGTCGACGGGAGGCCTCCTGTCCCAGACGACACCGTCACATGTGAACCTGGTCAGGACAAGACATTCAAAGTCTCGAAAGCGGAGACTGAATTGAAGCTTAAGTGCGAAGGCGACCTCACCTTCACACCAGATGACAACGCGAAGGTGTTTGACGGGAAGGACGGGACGTGCGCGGATCCGGCAGGCTTGGTCTCCCTGGTGCCTGACGCCGTTCTGAAAcccgacgcagagaaaaagactTTTTCGCTTAGcattcctcgtcttccttctggCACGGTGCCTAAGGATCTCTGTTATCGGTGCCAGCCGAAAGGAAATACGGAGAACGGAACGGCCGGCTCGGCAGACGACAAGGGTTGTAATTTCCGGATTGAG TGTAGGAAGCCGATCAGGCTGCTGGCTCGGGCGCTCATGGGTCACGAGGC CCAGAACCAGGGCCCGGCCAGCAGCCAACTCCTGGAGGAAGCTCTCCATCGCAAACCGTTCACACCTGCCCTGTCGGCAGAAAAGAGAATCAAAGTCTCGAAAGCAGACGAGGAACTGAAGCTAAAATGCAACGGGGGACTCGCATTTAAGCCTCAGAAGGACAAACAAGTATTCAACGACAAGGACGGCCAATGCAAGAATCAGGAGACCCTGGGCAGCCGTGTTCGTAATGCGGTCATGACGCATGGCGAAGCTGCTACCCCGACGTACTCGCTGAAAGTGCCTCATCTTCCCTCGGGTTCTGAGGACAAGGCTCTCTGCTGTGAGTGTTTTCCGAAACCCGACAAGGAATCGCTGCAAGCTGAGGCAGGTTGCACCTTCCTTGAGGTGCAGAGAGCCGACCAGGCTGCTGAATCGGCTGCCCGTGACCTGAGAAGCGCGGAAGCGGCTTTGTTTTCGATATTCGCGTCCGGCCTTGCTGTGAGAGCGGCGACTGCGTTGAGGTAG
- a CDS encoding SAG-related sequence (encoded by transcript BESB_071430) yields MVLAGSRRAGIAKALAITCLVAGQGISRAEPPPVDGHDVEINVAKAGALLKLKCDSELIFQPANEAEVSDDNDGQCTRSPPLDTLVPKAELKKPEGDKSAFTLSVPRLPSGSEAKTLCYNCIPMVSKEGLRSEGGCNIRIKVQSHDQAESVSSDLRGQRARILSITAGAVDAALAISSV; encoded by the exons ATGGTGTTGGCTGGTAGCAGAAGAGCCGGGATCGCGAAGGCTCTCGCCATCACTTGCTTGGTGGCAGGACAAGGCATCAGCCGAGCGGAACCGCCGCCTGTTGACG GGCACGACGTAGAAATCAATGTTGCCAAAGCCGGTGCGCTTCTGAAACTGAAATGCGACAGCGAATTGATCTTTCAACCCGCAAACGAGGCAGAGGTCTCCGATGACAACGACGGACAGTGCACGAGGTCGCCGCCCCTGGATACCCTGGTTCCCAAGGCTGAATTGAAAAAGCCCGAAGGTGACAAGTCTGCATTCACGCTGAGtgttcctcgtcttccttcggGGTCTGAGGCCAAGACGCTGTGCTACAACTGCATTCCGATGGTTTCCAAGGAGGGTTTGCGATCAGAGGGTGGCTGTAATATCCGAATCAAGGTGCAGTCCCATGATCAGGCTGAGTCCGTTTCCTCGGATTTGAGAGGCCAGCGAGCTCGGATTCTGTCGATCACTGCCGGTGCGGTTGACGCCGCACTAGCTATTTCGTCAGTTTGA
- a CDS encoding uncharacterized protein (encoded by transcript BESB_071440), protein MTRGGTRTMGVAAAVVTLVLLSGKGASTAEPDDSLAKRTCESTEKPLELPVPLGQNSLTFTCGSNFSTLDPSNSDYVYGTEDLNSSVKLQDRLPTGKLDHAKDTGVCTLSLQKRPVTETKLVYFCTKKTDSGPAGPSGPAGSSDPAESTGRVRRSTLQPPADASTDKCKVIITVAPAEPDAGKDDVHSEPGKEDASSPNDVLTCTPGKDNIVTISKPKSQVKLTCGNELIFHPEGASKKVYMDAKGRCDSEQPLTDIIPDADLKLDTDGVFVLSVPQLPVGPESTAVCYKCLPRTGATDSRSAEGCTIRVELKSAAQTDSGAGIARGGRGAVFPVIGAVIAFSAAVPPLAY, encoded by the coding sequence ATGACGAGGGGAGGCACCAGAACGATGGgggtcgccgcggctgtcgtcACTCTCGTCTTGCTGTCAGGAAAAGGCGCCAGCACGGCCGAGCCGGATGATTCACTTGCGAAACGCACCTGCGAGTCAACGGAGAAACCCCTTGAGCTTCCCGTGCCCCTTGGGCAGAATTCACTCACCTTCACGTGTGGGAGCAACTTTTCAACTCTTGATCCTTCCAACAGCGACTACGTTTACGGTACAGAAGACCTGAACTCATCCGTCAAACTGCAAGACCGACTGCCCACTGGAAAACTTGATCACGCCAAAGATACAGGTGTTTGCACTCTCAGCCTGCAGAAAAGACCCGTAACAGAGACGAAACTGGTTTATTTCTGTACCAAAAAAACTGATTCTGGACCTGCTGGACCTTCTGGCCCTGCAGGATCCTCGGACCCCGCGGAGTCTACTGGCCGTGTTCGACGATCTACCCTacagccgcctgcggacgcgTCCACTGACAAGTGCAAGGTGATCATCACCGTAGCTCCTGCTGAGCCTGACGCCGGCAAAGACGACGTTCACTCGGAACCAGGAAAAGAGGATGCGTCCTCGCCGAACGACGTCTTGACATGCACACCGGGCAAAGATAACATTGTCACCATCTCCAAGCCCAAGTCCCAGGTGAAACTGACCTGTGGAAATGAGCTTATCTTCCATCCCGAGGGCGCATCCAAAAAGGTTTACATGGATGCAAAGGGAAGATGTGACAGCGAGCAACCTCTCACCGACATTATTCCTGACGCTGACCTGAAGCTTGACACCGACGGTGTCTTCGTCTTGAGTGTCCCTCAGCTTCCCGTCGGCCCTGAGTCCACAGCTGTCTGCTACAAGTGCTTACCACGAACAGGCGCGACGGACTCTCGCTCCGCAGAAGGGTGCACTATTCGAGTAGAACTCAAGTCAGCTGCGCAGACCGACTCCGGCGCGGGTATCGCGAGGGGTGGGAGAGGCGCCGTGTTTCCAGTCATTGGGGCCGTgatcgccttctctgcggccgtTCCGCCTCTTGCGTATTAA